Part of the Chitinophagales bacterium genome is shown below.
AGGAGAGTATAGTTGTAATCCGTCAATCATTTTGCTGTAACAGACTGATTAAAGAGGCCAGCCAGCTTTAACTTCATGATTGGTGAGAGATTCTTTAACCGGGAAGCGTGCTCTGTCTGCTTTATGGTTCCAATACCGGATGAAGTGGGTTCAGGGATTGAATGTGCCTCTCACAATATCTTCATTGCTGATATGTACCATCGAGTTTTCATCCATGAGATCCCAGATTTCCTGGTAGTTACCGATAGGTTCTGATACGAGGCAGGCCGCAAAGTCGCCGAACCTGCCTTCTACAGCCGGATTCACCTGTGTGAGTTCTTCTACGCTTGGACTGATATATAAAGTGGGGCCTTTCCCGTTGCTGCCATAGCGGAATCCCCAAAGACTTTTCCCGTCGGAAATACCGAGTGTCATCCAAAGCGATTCCTCCACGCCCTGTGCTTTGGCAGTGGACTCCACCACCTTCACCATTTGTGAGACAGCGCCAACGGTATCAGTCTCCAATCCAAAGGTGAGTGCGAGATGAAACATGAGTTCTGAATCGGTGCTGCCCAGGATGTTTTCAAAATATTTCTCATCCACCATTGCCAGTAAAGATTGCCGCACCTTGCCAAATTCTGCTATCTGTCCGTTATGCAGGAACAACCACTGTTTATAGCGGAAGGGATGACAGTTTGTTTCCTGTATGGTGGCGAGTGAAGTAGCGCGTACATGCGCCATGAACAATGGTGATTCAATATGCGCTGCAAGATCCTGCAGGTTAGCATCATTCCATGCCGGGCGAATGCTGCGAAACAGGCCGGGAAAAGGTTGTTTATCATACCAGCCCATACCAAATCCATCACCATTGGTTGGTGTTCGTGGTGCCCTTGCATGCAAGCTTTGATGAATGAGATTGTCCTTAGGTTTAATGATAAGGTCACTCATCAGGATCGGAGCTCCGGTATATGCCAGCCATCTGCACATGATATTGGAAAGTTATGCATTTTTTTGAAGCAGGTAACATAACTAAGCACG
Proteins encoded:
- a CDS encoding class II glutamine amidotransferase; translation: MCRWLAYTGAPILMSDLIIKPKDNLIHQSLHARAPRTPTNGDGFGMGWYDKQPFPGLFRSIRPAWNDANLQDLAAHIESPLFMAHVRATSLATIQETNCHPFRYKQWLFLHNGQIAEFGKVRQSLLAMVDEKYFENILGSTDSELMFHLALTFGLETDTVGAVSQMVKVVESTAKAQGVEESLWMTLGISDGKSLWGFRYGSNGKGPTLYISPSVEELTQVNPAVEGRFGDFAACLVSEPIGNYQEIWDLMDENSMVHISNEDIVRGTFNP